One window of Terriglobia bacterium genomic DNA carries:
- a CDS encoding type 1 glutamine amidotransferase domain-containing protein encodes MAKKDLSGKRVAILVDEGFEQVELIKPRKALDRAGAQTQVVSPQETEVRGWNMKRWGKTVAVDVPLESADAAGFDALLLPGGVMNPDKLRMNPKAVEFVKHFVDTGKPIAAICHGPWTLIDAGGIQGRTVTSWPSLQTDIRNAGGTWVDQEVMTDQGLVTSRKPDDIPAFNKKMIEEFAEGEHAKGERPAA; translated from the coding sequence ATGGCCAAGAAAGATCTGTCTGGAAAGAGAGTTGCCATTCTGGTTGATGAGGGATTTGAACAAGTTGAACTCATCAAACCCCGCAAAGCACTGGACCGCGCCGGAGCTCAGACTCAGGTTGTTTCGCCACAGGAGACGGAGGTTCGGGGCTGGAATATGAAACGCTGGGGCAAAACCGTTGCGGTCGACGTTCCATTGGAATCCGCCGATGCCGCAGGCTTTGATGCGCTGTTGCTGCCCGGCGGCGTCATGAATCCCGATAAACTCCGCATGAATCCAAAGGCCGTCGAGTTTGTAAAACATTTTGTCGATACGGGCAAACCCATAGCGGCGATTTGCCACGGCCCGTGGACGCTGATTGACGCGGGAGGCATTCAGGGCAGGACCGTCACTTCCTGGCCCTCGCTTCAAACGGATATTCGAAACGCAGGCGGAACCTGGGTGGATCAGGAAGTCATGACCGATCAAGGTCTCGTCACCAGCCGCAAGCCCGACGATATCCCGGCGTTCAACAAAAAGATGATCGAGGAATTCGCTGAAGGCGAACACGCCAAAGGCGAACGGCCCGCGGCCTGA
- a CDS encoding ATP-binding protein has protein sequence MRPLALRTKLTLFYSITVSVLLTGFAFIYYNVLNVGLNRDLTTEVVDRAEGLHSYLLFEEGKPVFTFDPDDPDEVTFVRTATRYYQVYDTKTGVLLDQSDEFRATAVVFSASDVAQYAKNKTSFLDVQTDEGKLRLRNEVVQVNGNSYLLVVGASMQTVEDTVSSFIKALAWLIPTGVLLAAIASWFMARKALEPVAALGRAAGEIGVSQLHQRLPVRGTGDELDYLAIQFNGTFARLEKAVEEMKQFTASISHEFRTPLAVLRGEAEIALMESSTAGQYRRVLASQLEEFEKLTRMINQLLTLARAESGEVAIVHEPVDLSTMTQSLAEQLEPVAASKNVNLSWNCDPGVIISGDAGWIERIVLNLIDNAIKFTASGGHVAVSVSQNEKHRTLEVKDDGAGIPADSVPRIFERFYRADPSRANRADGVGLGLSLVKWAVDQHQGAIDVETNPGRGSTFRVTFPA, from the coding sequence ATGAGGCCGCTTGCGCTGCGAACGAAACTAACGCTTTTCTATTCAATCACCGTCAGCGTCCTGCTGACTGGTTTTGCGTTTATCTACTACAACGTTCTCAACGTGGGACTCAATCGTGATCTCACGACGGAGGTCGTCGATCGCGCGGAGGGTCTGCACAGTTATCTGCTGTTCGAGGAGGGCAAGCCGGTCTTTACTTTTGATCCGGATGACCCCGATGAGGTCACCTTTGTCCGCACCGCCACGCGTTATTACCAGGTCTACGACACAAAAACCGGAGTTTTGCTCGACCAGTCGGATGAATTTCGCGCAACTGCAGTGGTTTTTTCCGCATCGGACGTCGCTCAGTATGCGAAAAACAAAACCAGCTTTCTCGATGTTCAGACGGATGAGGGCAAGCTGCGCCTGAGAAACGAAGTCGTGCAGGTGAACGGCAATTCGTACCTCCTGGTCGTCGGAGCCTCCATGCAGACGGTCGAAGACACCGTCAGTTCCTTTATCAAGGCGCTGGCCTGGCTGATTCCAACGGGAGTTTTGCTGGCGGCAATCGCGTCCTGGTTCATGGCGCGAAAGGCGCTTGAGCCGGTTGCCGCGTTAGGTAGAGCGGCGGGGGAGATCGGCGTTTCGCAGCTTCATCAACGGCTGCCGGTTCGCGGGACCGGCGACGAATTGGATTACCTTGCCATTCAATTCAATGGGACATTTGCCCGCCTCGAAAAGGCGGTCGAGGAGATGAAGCAGTTCACCGCCAGCATCTCTCATGAATTCAGGACGCCGCTTGCCGTGCTGCGAGGTGAAGCCGAAATCGCGCTGATGGAATCCAGCACGGCGGGCCAATACCGGCGGGTTCTCGCAAGCCAGCTCGAAGAGTTCGAGAAACTGACGAGAATGATCAACCAGCTGCTCACACTCGCGAGGGCGGAGTCGGGTGAAGTGGCGATTGTTCATGAGCCTGTCGATCTGTCGACGATGACGCAATCGCTCGCCGAGCAGCTCGAACCGGTGGCCGCGTCGAAGAATGTCAACCTGTCATGGAATTGCGACCCCGGCGTGATCATTTCGGGCGATGCCGGCTGGATCGAAAGGATCGTCCTGAACCTTATCGACAATGCGATCAAATTTACGGCATCCGGCGGCCACGTCGCCGTCAGCGTCTCGCAAAATGAAAAGCACCGCACGCTGGAGGTAAAGGACGACGGCGCCGGTATCCCGGCCGACTCGGTTCCCCGGATCTTCGAGCGCTTTTATCGCGCGGACCCGTCGCGCGCCAACCGGGCCGACGGCGTCGGCCTGGGTCTCAGCCTCGTGAAATGGGCTGTCGATCAGCATCAGGGTGCGATCGATGTTGAAACAAATCCCGGCAGGGGCAGCACATTTCGCGTCACCTTTCCTGCTTGA
- a CDS encoding response regulator transcription factor codes for MRILVVEDEKKVASFIQKGLQQEGYAADAVYDGVEAVRNATAFDYDLIILDLMLPRQPGLEVLREIRTKKPKLPVLVLTAKGAVEDKVAGLDAGADDYLIKPFAFVELSARIRALLRRGNQENPRLRVADLEMDTATRQVRRAGQPIDLKLKEYALLEFLLRNVHRPVTRTMIVEHVWDIHFDSVSNVVDVHINSLRNKIDKGFQPPLIHTVRGVGYMLSDGTA; via the coding sequence ATGCGAATCCTGGTCGTCGAAGACGAAAAGAAGGTTGCCAGCTTTATACAGAAGGGGCTTCAGCAGGAAGGCTATGCTGCAGACGCCGTCTACGACGGCGTCGAAGCGGTCAGGAACGCCACAGCCTTCGATTACGATCTCATCATTCTCGACCTCATGCTTCCCAGGCAACCGGGTCTTGAAGTTCTTCGGGAAATCCGCACGAAAAAGCCGAAGCTGCCTGTGCTGGTCCTGACAGCCAAAGGCGCGGTTGAAGACAAGGTCGCCGGCCTGGATGCCGGTGCGGACGACTACCTCATCAAACCGTTCGCCTTTGTAGAGTTGTCGGCCCGCATTCGCGCGCTCTTGAGGCGTGGGAATCAGGAGAATCCACGCCTCCGTGTCGCCGATCTCGAGATGGATACCGCCACCAGGCAGGTGCGGCGCGCGGGCCAGCCGATCGACCTCAAACTCAAAGAGTACGCGCTGCTGGAGTTTCTGCTGCGCAATGTGCATCGTCCGGTAACGCGCACAATGATCGTGGAGCACGTCTGGGATATCCACTTCGACAGCGTCAGCAATGTCGTCGATGTGCACATCAATTCGCTGCGCAACAAGATCGATAAAGGGTTCCAGCCGCCGCTCATCCACACGGTGCGGGGCGTCGGATACATGCTCAGCGACGGGACGGCATGA
- a CDS encoding GlsB/YeaQ/YmgE family stress response membrane protein, translated as MHFLWMIVVGLIVGSLAKLIMPGHDPGGIIVTILLGIGGSIVGGSIGYAAGWYQTGEPAGFIASVIGALIILAIYRVIAGRRPGGGSIHRAA; from the coding sequence ATGCATTTTCTGTGGATGATTGTGGTTGGTCTGATTGTCGGCTCGCTCGCGAAGCTGATCATGCCGGGACACGATCCCGGCGGAATTATCGTCACGATTCTGCTTGGCATTGGCGGTTCGATCGTTGGCGGTTCGATCGGGTATGCGGCCGGTTGGTATCAGACGGGTGAACCTGCCGGCTTTATCGCTTCGGTCATTGGCGCCTTAATTATCCTCGCGATTTACCGCGTTATCGCCGGACGCAGACCGGGCGGTGGCAGCATTCACCGCGCTGCGTAG